One Aegilops tauschii subsp. strangulata cultivar AL8/78 chromosome 7, Aet v6.0, whole genome shotgun sequence genomic window carries:
- the LOC109732451 gene encoding 7-deoxyloganetin glucosyltransferase, which produces MEIGSLAPGEKPHVVMIPYPAQGHVTPMLKLAKLLHARGFHVTFVNNEFNHRRLLRSQSAEALHGLPGFRFATIADGLPPSDREATQDVVALCYSTMTTCLPRFKALVVELNEEAEASDSALPPVTCVVADSCMGFALGAARELGLRCATLWTASACGPALYMGYCHYKDLLDRGLFPLKGEAQLSNGYLDTTIDLMPTMPKDMRLRDLRTFFRTTDPDDIMFNFFVHETAAMSQASAVVINTWDELDSPLLDAMSKLLPPIYTVGSLHLMVRNNIPEESPLAGIRSNLWKEQDAPLRWLDGRPPRSLVYVNFGSITVMSKEHLLEFAWGLANTGYAFLWNVRPDLVKGDDETALPSGFSVAIEGRSMLSTWCPQEKVLEHEAVGVFLTHSGWNSSLEGICGGVPMVCWPFFAEQQTNCRYKCTKWGIGMEIGDDVRRAEVEAILLEVMEGEKGWEMRRRVIELQKSAVASARPSGRSMRNVDRLIHEVLLA; this is translated from the exons ATGGAGATCGGGTCGCTGGCGCCGGGTGAGAAGCCGCACGTCGTGATGATCCCCTACCCTGCGCAGGGCCACGTCACGCCGATGCTGAAGCTGGCCAAGCTGCTCCACGCCAGGGGCTTCCACGTCACCTTCGTCAACAACGAGTTCAACCACCGACGCCTGCTGCGCTCCCAGTCTGCGGAAGCGCTACATGGCCTGCCGGGGTTCCGTTTCGCTACCATCGCCGACGGCCTTCCGCCGTCCGACCGTGAGGCAACGCAGGACGTCGTCGCGCTGTGCTACTCTACCATGACCACCTGCCTCCCGAGGTTCAAAGCGCTCGTCGTCGAGCTCAACGAGGAGGCCGAGGCCTCCGATAGTGCCCTGCCGCCTGTAACCTGCGTGGTGGCTGATAGCTGCATGGGTTTCGCCCTTGGCGCCGCACGGGAGCTCGGCCTCCGCTGCGCCACGCTCTGGACCGCCAGCGCCTGTG GACCGGCCCTGTATATGGGCTACTGCCACTACAAGGATCTACTCGACCGTGGGCTCTTCCCTCTCAAAG GAGAGGCGCAGTTGAGCAATGGATACTTGGACACAACCATCGACCTGATGCCGACGATGCCCAAGGACATGCGGCTACGTGACCTCCGGACCTTCTTCCGTACCACGGACCCCGATGATATCATGTTCAACTTCTTCGTCCACGAGACGGCCGCCATGTCGCAGGCCTCGGCGGTGGTCATTAACACATGGGACGAGCTCGACTCACCCCTGCTCGACGCCATGTCCAAACTCCTGCCGCCTATCTACACAGTGGGGTCGCTCCATCTCATGGTCCGCAACAACATACCGGAGGAGAGCCCCCTCGCCGGCATCAGGTCCAACCTGTGGAAGGAGCAGGACGCACCCCTTCGGTGGCTCGACGGCCGGCCGCCGCGCTCCCTGGTCTACGTCAATTTTGGGAGCATCACGGTGATGTCCAAGGAGCATTTATTGGAGTTCGCGTGGGGGCTGGCTAACACAGGCTATGCCTTCCTGTGGAACGTGCGGCCTGACCTCGTCAAGGGTGACGACGAGACCGCACTTCCGTCTGGGTTCTCTGTGGCGATCGAGGGGCGGAGCATGCTCTCAACGTGGTGCCCACAGGAGAAGGTGCTAGAGCACGAGGCCGTAGGGGTGTTTCTCACGCACTCCGGTTGGAACTCGTCACTCGAGGGC ATCTGCGGCGGTGTTCCGATGGTGTGCTGGCCCTTCTTCGCAGAGCAACAGACTAACTGCCGCTACAAGTGTACGAAGTGGGGCATCGGCATGGAGATTGGGGACGACGTGAGAAGGGCCGAGGTGGAAGCCATACTACTGGAGGTCATGGAGGGGGAGAAGGGGTGGGAGATGCGAAGGCGCGTGATTGAGCTCCAGAAGAGTGCAGTGGCCTCCGCACGGCCTAGCGGAAGGTCCATGCGGAATGTCGATAGGCTCATCC